A DNA window from Leptolyngbya subtilissima AS-A7 contains the following coding sequences:
- the phnE gene encoding phosphonate ABC transporter, permease protein PhnE — translation MTESPASIHSDQLVASPAARDLLAKERPRVTPVRVGYVALAIAVLVYAGRLSDLSFVELFQGSGTMAEYITRYFPPDFSNWRFYLKDTLETVAMGIWGTLLSAILAVPLSILASSNICPAWIVFPVRRVLDAMRAINEVVFALIFVVAVGLGPFAGVLALFVHTAGILAKLFSEAIEAIEVGPVEGIRATGASKVQEIIFGVIPQVVPLWTSFTLYRFESNVRSAAVLGIVGAGGIGVSLYQSFRAFEYQDVCAIMIILIVTVGLIDTISAKLRQHLV, via the coding sequence ATGACTGAATCTCCGGCTTCTATTCATTCTGATCAACTTGTCGCCTCGCCTGCGGCTCGCGATCTTCTGGCTAAAGAGCGCCCCCGAGTTACCCCAGTCCGCGTTGGATACGTAGCCTTAGCGATCGCTGTATTGGTTTACGCAGGCCGACTTAGTGACCTGAGCTTTGTTGAACTATTCCAAGGCAGCGGCACGATGGCGGAATACATTACCCGATATTTTCCGCCTGACTTTTCCAACTGGCGGTTTTACCTGAAAGACACCCTCGAAACCGTGGCGATGGGAATTTGGGGCACGCTGCTGTCTGCCATCCTGGCGGTTCCCCTGTCAATTTTGGCCTCAAGCAACATTTGTCCAGCCTGGATTGTCTTTCCTGTGCGACGGGTTTTAGATGCGATGCGAGCGATTAATGAAGTCGTTTTTGCGCTCATTTTCGTTGTTGCGGTCGGATTAGGACCCTTTGCCGGGGTGTTAGCGCTGTTTGTTCATACCGCCGGTATTTTGGCAAAGCTCTTTTCGGAAGCGATCGAGGCGATCGAGGTTGGCCCTGTAGAAGGCATCCGCGCCACGGGGGCAAGCAAGGTGCAGGAAATTATCTTTGGCGTAATTCCTCAAGTGGTGCCGCTGTGGACTTCGTTCACACTTTATCGCTTTGAATCAAATGTGCGTTCAGCGGCAGTATTGGGAATTGTTGGCGCTGGCGGAATTGGTGTTTCTCTTTACCAAAGCTTTCGCGCCTTTGAATATCAAGACGTTTGCGCCATCATGATCATTCTGATCGTAACTGTTGGCCTGATTGATACGATTTCAGCCAAGTTAAGGCAGCACTTGGTTTAA
- a CDS encoding ArsR/SmtB family transcription factor — MADWEKPGGRLVLDINCHFEYCQNMEMNNPSEQSIEDIAAAFAALGQPSRLRIVRLLLSAYPKGLPAGEIQKELNISAPTLSHHLDKLRQVGIVTPEKDRQWIWYSVRSEALKDLMAFLFGECCTRNHVVEINDVAEMPTLDCCD; from the coding sequence ATGGCAGATTGGGAAAAGCCAGGCGGCAGGCTAGTGCTTGACATAAACTGCCATTTTGAATATTGTCAAAATATGGAAATGAACAACCCTTCTGAACAATCTATTGAGGATATTGCTGCTGCTTTTGCCGCCTTGGGGCAACCATCACGACTGCGGATTGTGAGACTGCTACTGTCGGCTTACCCCAAGGGACTACCGGCCGGAGAGATTCAGAAGGAACTGAACATTTCTGCCCCGACCTTGTCTCATCACCTGGACAAGCTACGGCAAGTGGGTATCGTCACTCCTGAGAAAGACCGACAGTGGATTTGGTATAGCGTACGGTCAGAAGCGCTCAAAGATCTCATGGCTTTTCTTTTTGGGGAGTGTTGCACCCGCAATCACGTTGTTGAGATCAACGACGTTGCGGAAATGCCTACGCTAGACTGCTGCGACTAA
- a CDS encoding permease, with amino-acid sequence MATNVLTRLNRSVRRWDGAALAIALLLLLLALFVPAQASDSLAFTAANLLKVAPFLLLSVGIAAYAQASGADNLISKAFQGRIAVMIPVATLFGALSPFCSCGVIPLIAALLSMGVPVAAVMAFWLSSPLMDPSMFVLTVATLGLQFAIAKTVATVLIGLLGGFGTLALMRSGWSSTAFADPLREGANNGGCGGSRVRNPKPLVWQFWTQPERRQKFWQGAGNNAWFLGKWMALAFLIESLMLVYVPDGWIQTIAGDGGLLSILVAALVGIPAYLNGYAALPLVGGLIQQGMSPGAGMTFLLAGGATSIPAMIAVFALARRPIFLAYLGFAFLGSVLAGLLYTVSLG; translated from the coding sequence ATGGCAACCAACGTACTGACAAGACTGAATCGCAGTGTGCGGCGATGGGATGGGGCAGCCCTGGCGATCGCCCTGTTGCTTTTGCTCCTGGCACTTTTCGTACCGGCGCAAGCGTCTGACAGCCTAGCTTTTACCGCTGCCAATCTATTAAAAGTCGCCCCCTTTCTGCTTTTATCTGTCGGCATCGCCGCCTACGCTCAGGCTAGTGGTGCCGACAATCTGATTTCTAAAGCGTTTCAGGGACGCATTGCGGTGATGATTCCCGTGGCGACCCTATTCGGGGCACTCTCGCCTTTTTGTTCCTGCGGTGTGATTCCGTTGATTGCCGCATTACTGTCGATGGGAGTGCCCGTGGCGGCTGTAATGGCATTCTGGCTGTCGTCGCCGCTCATGGATCCGTCTATGTTCGTGCTGACAGTTGCCACCCTGGGGCTTCAGTTTGCGATCGCAAAAACCGTTGCCACCGTTTTGATTGGCTTACTAGGCGGGTTTGGCACCCTAGCTCTGATGCGCTCTGGATGGTCATCCACAGCCTTTGCCGATCCCCTAAGAGAAGGTGCCAATAATGGCGGCTGTGGTGGCAGCCGGGTTCGTAATCCTAAGCCGCTTGTCTGGCAGTTTTGGACACAACCAGAGCGACGGCAAAAGTTTTGGCAAGGGGCAGGTAACAATGCCTGGTTTTTGGGCAAATGGATGGCCCTAGCGTTTTTAATCGAGAGCCTCATGTTGGTTTACGTGCCGGATGGATGGATTCAGACTATTGCAGGTGATGGCGGTCTGCTCTCCATTCTTGTGGCTGCTTTGGTAGGCATTCCGGCTTATCTTAACGGCTATGCGGCACTTCCCCTAGTGGGCGGACTCATACAACAAGGCATGTCCCCAGGTGCAGGCATGACTTTTCTGCTGGCCGGCGGCGCAACCAGTATTCCTGCGATGATTGCCGTTTTCGCGCTGGCCCGCCGTCCCATTTTCTTGGCCTATCTTGGCTTCGCCTTTCTCGGCTCTGTGCTTGCCGGGTTGTTGTATACCGTAAGCCTAGGATGA